One window of the bacterium genome contains the following:
- a CDS encoding thioredoxin domain-containing protein, with the protein MIKEIRTENEFNNEILNGKKIIDFWAPWCAPCKRLKETLELISNEVNFDILTVDVDTLANLASSFSVRSLPTLLITEDGNVIKTIIGFLPKDTLISEINSGS; encoded by the coding sequence TTGATTAAAGAAATTAGAACAGAAAATGAATTTAACAATGAAATCTTAAATGGCAAAAAAATAATTGATTTTTGGGCTCCGTGGTGTGCTCCATGTAAAAGATTAAAAGAAACATTGGAATTAATTTCAAATGAAGTTAATTTTGATATATTAACGGTTGATGTTGATACCTTAGCTAATCTAGCATCTAGCTTCTCAGTTAGGAGCCTTCCAACTTTATTAATAACTGAAGATGGAAATGTAATTAAAACCATTATAGGTTTTCTTCCAAAAGATACTTTAATTTCAGAAATAAATTCTGGGTCATAA
- a CDS encoding co-chaperone GroES, with translation MLKKILNDSVVFEMPDLTKETVTKSGIILPDGTPLKTLIVDVYDVGTGFKTKDGNIIPLDINKGDKILVPFGKGYPVKVDEKTYIFIKYEDVFAKVEE, from the coding sequence ATGTTAAAAAAAATTCTTAATGATTCTGTTGTTTTTGAGATGCCAGATTTAACAAAAGAAACAGTAACAAAGAGTGGAATTATTCTTCCAGATGGGACTCCACTAAAAACCCTCATTGTTGATGTATATGATGTTGGAACAGGGTTCAAAACGAAAGATGGAAATATCATTCCATTAGATATTAATAAGGGAGATAAAATTCTTGTTCCATTTGGAAAAGGATATCCGGTTAAAGTTGATGAAAAAACATATATTTTTATAAAGTATGAAGACGTGTTTGCAAAAGTGGAGGAGTGA